From the genome of Microbacterium lacus, one region includes:
- a CDS encoding histidine phosphatase family protein, which translates to MSLDDPLPDRPAPDNPQGNLVLIRHGETEWSKSGRHTGLTDIPLTARGEDLARGAGRLVARYDFSLVLTSPLERARRTAELAGLDAQIDPLMVEWDYGGYEGRTTRDIRAELGYNWSAFTHGVIRGATPGETVEEVADRASRVLNRVLPAMVEGDVALVAHGHFLRILTAVFLRMAPRFGAQITLDAGSVSVLSYYREQPAIVSWNYGLVLPLEPSES; encoded by the coding sequence ATGTCCCTCGATGATCCGCTGCCCGACCGCCCCGCTCCGGACAACCCCCAGGGCAACCTCGTCCTGATCCGCCACGGCGAGACGGAGTGGTCGAAGTCGGGTCGTCACACCGGGCTCACCGACATCCCGCTCACCGCCAGGGGGGAAGACCTCGCCCGCGGCGCCGGTCGTCTCGTGGCCCGTTACGACTTCTCGCTCGTGCTGACCTCTCCGCTGGAACGCGCACGCCGCACCGCCGAACTCGCGGGTCTCGACGCCCAGATCGATCCGCTGATGGTCGAGTGGGACTACGGCGGGTACGAGGGGCGCACGACGCGCGACATCCGCGCCGAGCTCGGGTACAACTGGAGCGCGTTCACGCACGGCGTCATCCGCGGCGCGACGCCCGGCGAGACCGTGGAAGAGGTCGCCGACCGCGCATCACGTGTGCTGAACCGGGTTCTGCCCGCGATGGTCGAGGGCGATGTCGCGCTCGTGGCGCACGGGCACTTCCTGCGCATCCTCACGGCGGTGTTCCTCCGCATGGCACCGCGGTTCGGCGCGCAGATCACCCTGGACGCGGGCTCCGTCTCGGTGCTGAGCTACTACCGCGAGCAGCCCGCCATCGTGTCGTGGAACTACGGGCTGGTTCTGCCGCTGGAGCCCTCCGAGTCCTGA
- a CDS encoding HNH endonuclease, with amino-acid sequence MNRALDLLPAEVEGVRAVWSGPDAASLSDSDLVAVNERYCRMQRMLDADRAQLAAEIARRSRPELGPGSLAKTQGFRNPTALIAATAGTSTGDAARLVKVGEATAPRQLLSGEKAPARHPHVAAALQEAGLTAQAAGAIIGILDRVALRAGHEAIEVAEKTLAEQAPGLSMDQLHRLLVHADAWLDPDGVAPREDEKRGLEQLIMREVDGMFEITGRLTPEHGAPVKVAIEALVSAEMRATRDDPRDGTADSDAPRRSVVQMHADALVRLCEHALGCSQTDLPLQGAAVIVRIDHDNLINGTGYATIDGITAPVSVATARRMAAAGEIISCVLDGTGQILDWGRTRRLFSRNQRLALLERDGGCAMCGVPPGHVKVHHIRWWARDAGPTDLANGVCLCESCHHRIHDNGWEIRIDGIGISAKVWFIPPPHVDPARTPRLGGRAKYDYAA; translated from the coding sequence ATGAACAGGGCGCTCGATCTCCTCCCCGCAGAGGTCGAGGGCGTGCGCGCCGTGTGGAGCGGGCCGGATGCCGCGTCGCTCAGCGACAGTGACCTCGTGGCCGTGAACGAACGGTACTGCCGCATGCAGCGGATGCTCGACGCGGACCGGGCGCAGCTGGCCGCCGAGATCGCGCGACGGTCCCGTCCCGAGCTCGGACCTGGGAGTCTGGCCAAGACGCAAGGATTCCGAAACCCGACCGCGCTGATCGCGGCGACCGCGGGCACGTCGACCGGGGACGCCGCCCGACTGGTCAAGGTCGGTGAGGCGACCGCGCCGCGGCAGCTCCTCTCGGGTGAGAAGGCCCCCGCCCGCCACCCGCACGTGGCCGCGGCACTGCAGGAGGCGGGCCTGACTGCGCAGGCCGCAGGGGCGATCATCGGCATTCTCGACCGTGTCGCCCTGCGGGCCGGGCACGAGGCGATCGAGGTCGCCGAGAAGACGCTGGCCGAGCAGGCGCCAGGGCTCTCGATGGATCAGCTGCACCGGTTGCTCGTGCACGCCGACGCATGGCTCGACCCCGACGGGGTTGCTCCGCGGGAGGACGAGAAGCGCGGACTCGAGCAGCTGATCATGCGCGAGGTGGACGGCATGTTCGAGATCACCGGGCGACTCACGCCCGAGCACGGCGCCCCGGTCAAGGTCGCGATCGAAGCACTGGTGTCGGCCGAGATGCGGGCCACGCGGGATGACCCGCGGGACGGGACCGCCGACTCGGATGCCCCACGCCGGTCCGTCGTGCAGATGCACGCCGATGCGCTCGTGCGGCTGTGTGAACACGCGCTCGGATGCTCGCAGACCGACCTCCCGCTCCAGGGCGCCGCCGTCATCGTGCGCATCGACCACGACAACCTCATCAACGGCACCGGATACGCCACGATCGACGGCATCACCGCCCCGGTCTCAGTCGCCACCGCCCGCCGGATGGCCGCCGCCGGCGAGATCATCTCCTGCGTGCTCGACGGCACCGGGCAGATCCTCGACTGGGGCCGCACCCGACGGCTCTTCTCCCGCAACCAACGCCTCGCCCTGCTCGAACGAGACGGCGGATGCGCGATGTGCGGCGTCCCACCCGGACACGTCAAGGTCCATCACATCCGCTGGTGGGCACGGGATGCTGGACCCACCGACCTCGCCAACGGCGTCTGTCTCTGCGAAAGCTGTCACCACCGCATCCACGACAATGGGTGGGAGATTCGGATCGACGGAATCGGCATCAGCGCGAAAGTCTGGTTCATCCCTCCGCCCCACGTCGATCCGGCTCGCACGCCGCGCCTCGGCGGCCGCGCCAAATACGACTACGCCGCCTGA
- a CDS encoding thiolase family protein: MSRTAVIVDVVRTPSGRGKPGGALSGVHPIDLAALVLRSVLERNGLESTQIDDVLLGCVSQVGDQGMNVARHAVLAAGFDESVPATTIDRQCGSSQQAAHFAAQGVIAGAYDIVIAGGVESMSRVPLGSSRAGGTRSPLLRERYPEGLVNQGVSAELIAQRWGLSREVLDAYAMESHRRAADAASDGLFSSQLIPVEVDGSLVTADETVRAETTMEGLSGLAPAFRTEEMAARFTDVDWRITPGNSSPLTDGASAALIMSEEKAIELGLRPRARFVSFAVVGDDPLMMLTGPIPATRRLLERSKLTIDDLDAYEVNEAFASVPLAWAHDLRADPERLNAWGGAIALGHALGSSGTRLLGTLLASLEESGGRYGLQTMCEGGGMANATLIERL; encoded by the coding sequence ATGAGCCGCACCGCCGTCATCGTCGACGTCGTCCGCACCCCGTCCGGTAGAGGCAAGCCCGGGGGAGCGCTGTCGGGCGTGCACCCGATCGACCTCGCGGCGCTCGTCCTGCGGTCGGTGCTCGAGCGGAACGGGCTGGAGTCGACACAGATCGACGACGTGCTGCTGGGCTGTGTGAGCCAGGTCGGCGATCAGGGTATGAACGTCGCCCGGCACGCGGTCCTTGCCGCCGGGTTCGATGAGTCGGTGCCGGCCACGACGATCGACCGGCAGTGCGGGTCGAGCCAACAGGCCGCGCATTTCGCCGCGCAGGGGGTGATCGCCGGGGCCTACGACATCGTGATCGCCGGCGGGGTGGAGTCGATGAGCCGGGTGCCGCTCGGGTCGTCGCGCGCCGGTGGCACGCGCTCGCCGCTCCTTCGGGAGCGGTATCCCGAGGGGCTCGTGAACCAGGGCGTGTCCGCCGAGCTGATCGCCCAGCGCTGGGGCCTGTCGCGCGAGGTGCTGGATGCCTACGCGATGGAGTCTCATCGGCGGGCGGCGGATGCGGCATCCGATGGTCTCTTCTCGTCGCAGCTCATTCCCGTGGAGGTGGACGGCTCGCTCGTCACGGCGGATGAGACCGTGCGGGCGGAGACGACGATGGAGGGCCTGTCCGGTCTCGCGCCAGCGTTCCGGACGGAGGAGATGGCCGCCCGATTCACGGACGTCGACTGGCGGATCACCCCCGGCAACTCCTCACCGCTGACCGACGGGGCCTCCGCGGCGCTCATCATGAGCGAGGAGAAGGCCATCGAGCTGGGCCTCCGGCCGCGGGCGCGGTTCGTGTCGTTCGCCGTCGTGGGCGATGACCCGCTCATGATGCTGACCGGCCCGATCCCGGCGACGCGGCGTCTGCTGGAGCGCAGCAAGCTCACGATCGACGACCTCGACGCGTACGAGGTGAATGAGGCGTTCGCCTCGGTGCCGCTCGCGTGGGCGCATGACCTGCGCGCGGACCCCGAGCGGCTGAACGCGTGGGGCGGCGCGATCGCGCTCGGGCATGCGCTGGGGTCGTCCGGCACGCGCCTTCTCGGGACGCTGTTGGCGAGCCTCGAAGAATCCGGCGGTCGGTACGGACTGCAGACGATGTGCGAGGGCGGCGGGATGGCGAACGCGACGCTGATCGAGCGGCTGTAG
- a CDS encoding helix-turn-helix transcriptional regulator: protein MRDLDDLDRDLLARLALVEVITPLLAAVLAEDDDDPADDAVMAVAGQLDRLRASGAVVIDPGSGQTAVEPGLRSGALTQWERRPAMRRGLLARAAVWYEREGMLLLAIRCAADAGEWLFVGALLMRSVALLFAGRDREALLIELDRIPRHLAPSDPALAAALSALAFCRGQREAFRRELRVAVQAVRAAVAPVPPPTIAAVHILTAERALMDGQPEAMLMSARAAVEAVRMLDPATTPAWPIYVDVAETLAGHAELWAGSLERGVRMLADRRGVPQASEFVAVRADGFRAIGLALLGEARSAALAAETALAPARALGWDDQPVTAPAWAASALAAADDERDEDARVALAALAPMREMGGVDPLVAVVADLAEIELLRRSSGEASARLRILAIDSEAARWRGSAERIAALQAALRPRPDAPTVVLTAREREVLALLPSLLTMAEIAARLYLSFHTVRQHAKSVYRKLGVSRRSDAVRVARERGLLIAGDGDDASPRSMSAP, encoded by the coding sequence GTGCGCGATCTGGATGATCTCGACCGGGACCTGCTTGCCCGGCTCGCGCTCGTGGAGGTGATCACACCGCTGTTGGCGGCCGTGCTCGCCGAGGACGACGACGATCCCGCGGATGACGCCGTGATGGCGGTGGCCGGTCAGCTCGATCGCCTGAGGGCGAGCGGCGCCGTGGTCATCGACCCCGGGAGCGGTCAGACGGCCGTGGAGCCGGGTCTGCGGTCAGGGGCATTGACGCAGTGGGAGCGGCGCCCGGCGATGCGGCGCGGCCTGCTCGCACGGGCAGCCGTCTGGTACGAACGCGAAGGCATGCTGCTGCTCGCGATTCGCTGCGCGGCCGATGCGGGTGAGTGGCTCTTCGTCGGCGCACTCCTCATGCGCAGCGTCGCACTGCTGTTCGCGGGTCGTGATCGGGAAGCGCTGCTGATCGAACTCGATCGCATTCCGCGGCATCTAGCGCCCAGTGATCCCGCCCTCGCGGCGGCGCTGTCGGCGCTGGCGTTCTGTCGCGGCCAGCGGGAGGCGTTCCGCAGGGAGCTTCGCGTCGCCGTGCAGGCCGTGCGGGCCGCCGTCGCCCCGGTCCCGCCGCCGACGATCGCGGCCGTGCACATCCTGACCGCCGAGCGCGCTCTTATGGACGGGCAGCCGGAGGCGATGCTGATGAGTGCCCGCGCCGCCGTGGAGGCGGTGCGGATGCTGGATCCGGCCACGACGCCCGCCTGGCCGATCTACGTCGACGTGGCCGAGACGCTCGCGGGGCACGCCGAGCTGTGGGCGGGGTCCCTGGAGCGGGGCGTGCGGATGCTCGCGGACCGCCGTGGCGTGCCGCAGGCATCGGAGTTCGTCGCCGTGCGCGCAGACGGCTTCCGAGCGATCGGCTTGGCCCTGCTCGGCGAAGCGCGCAGCGCCGCGCTCGCGGCCGAGACCGCTCTCGCCCCCGCGCGAGCCCTCGGCTGGGACGATCAGCCGGTGACCGCGCCCGCGTGGGCAGCGAGTGCTCTTGCGGCCGCCGATGACGAGCGCGATGAGGACGCGCGCGTCGCGCTCGCCGCGCTCGCGCCCATGCGCGAGATGGGCGGGGTCGATCCACTGGTGGCTGTCGTCGCGGATCTCGCCGAGATCGAGCTGCTCCGTCGCAGCTCCGGGGAGGCGTCAGCGCGGTTGCGGATCCTCGCCATCGATTCGGAGGCGGCCCGATGGCGCGGCTCTGCGGAGCGGATCGCCGCATTGCAGGCCGCGCTGCGCCCTCGCCCCGACGCGCCCACCGTCGTCTTGACGGCCCGCGAGCGCGAGGTCCTCGCCCTCCTTCCCTCGCTGCTGACGATGGCTGAGATCGCTGCGCGCCTGTACCTGAGCTTCCACACCGTCAGACAGCATGCGAAGTCGGTCTACCGCAAGCTCGGGGTGAGTCGCCGCAGCGACGCCGTGCGCGTCGCCCGTGAGCGAGGGCTGCTCATCGCCGGCGACGGCGACGACGCCTCCCCGCGATCCATGTCGGCTCCGTAG
- a CDS encoding alpha/beta hydrolase gives MSPRPLPSRPRFVRLIAVPIAVIALALAGCTAEEGTDDSEWTFSDAPVSWAACAGDDAVIDGLECATYEVPLDYADAGGETISLALRRMPAASGESQGTLFFNPGGPGGTGSGQFPAWYELFPQTVRDAFDLVSWDPRGVGESTAVQCYPDADAEGEVIGPVGDFPLTFDEQQAWNEAYAELGEACASNAGDLAAHVSTGDTARDLEQLRRATGGEPLNYWGVSYGTFLGMTYANMFPDQIRSFVLDGNLSPQNWTNDGDPDAQQTLGVRIGSLDNAEVLDQFFVLCATAGPDQCAFAAPTVQQTRQKWTDLQNILAAGPVTFSSAAGPRTITLTDLVTDVDNGMDVSAPIPGAQGWVGTATALQTIYEAATNPAPAPAQPDGDASSDAAPEPPATTYVGPEQALSIACGDAAAVAPERIPTLAVEVQQQAGYSGLATLYFDVPCSFWQVKAADPYTGPWKVKTSQPALVVNTTHDPSTPYKNAVQNSDLLEGSVLLTVNGYGHTSLLNRSTCADDLIAAYILDGTLPEAGTFCAQDKQPFQQ, from the coding sequence ATGTCGCCGCGCCCGCTGCCCAGCCGTCCTCGCTTCGTCCGACTCATCGCCGTTCCGATCGCGGTCATCGCACTCGCGTTGGCGGGATGCACCGCCGAGGAGGGGACGGACGACTCCGAGTGGACCTTCTCGGACGCTCCGGTCTCCTGGGCCGCGTGCGCGGGAGACGATGCCGTGATCGACGGGCTCGAGTGCGCGACCTACGAGGTGCCGCTGGATTACGCCGATGCGGGCGGTGAGACGATCTCGCTCGCTCTGCGCCGGATGCCCGCCGCCTCCGGAGAGAGCCAGGGCACGCTGTTCTTCAACCCCGGCGGACCGGGTGGCACGGGATCGGGACAGTTCCCGGCCTGGTACGAGCTCTTCCCTCAGACGGTGCGCGACGCTTTCGACCTCGTCAGCTGGGACCCCCGCGGGGTCGGCGAGTCCACCGCCGTGCAGTGCTATCCCGACGCGGATGCCGAGGGAGAGGTCATCGGCCCGGTGGGCGACTTCCCCCTCACCTTCGACGAGCAGCAGGCCTGGAACGAGGCGTACGCGGAGTTGGGCGAGGCGTGCGCGTCGAACGCCGGTGATCTGGCCGCACACGTCTCCACCGGAGACACGGCGCGGGACCTCGAACAGCTGCGCCGGGCCACCGGCGGCGAACCGCTGAACTACTGGGGCGTGTCGTACGGCACGTTCCTCGGCATGACCTACGCGAACATGTTCCCCGATCAGATCCGCTCCTTCGTCCTCGACGGCAACCTGAGCCCGCAGAACTGGACGAACGACGGCGATCCCGATGCCCAGCAGACACTCGGCGTGCGCATCGGATCGCTGGACAACGCCGAGGTGCTCGATCAGTTCTTCGTCCTCTGCGCGACCGCAGGGCCTGACCAGTGCGCGTTCGCCGCGCCTACGGTCCAGCAGACGCGCCAGAAGTGGACGGACCTTCAGAACATCCTGGCGGCAGGTCCGGTGACCTTCTCGTCGGCCGCCGGACCACGCACGATCACCCTCACCGACCTGGTGACGGACGTCGACAACGGCATGGACGTCAGCGCTCCCATCCCGGGGGCGCAAGGGTGGGTAGGAACGGCCACCGCGCTGCAGACCATCTACGAGGCGGCGACGAACCCCGCGCCCGCTCCCGCGCAGCCGGACGGGGACGCGTCGTCGGATGCTGCGCCGGAGCCACCGGCGACGACGTATGTCGGACCCGAGCAGGCGCTCAGCATCGCCTGCGGGGATGCTGCCGCCGTAGCACCCGAGCGCATCCCGACGCTCGCGGTGGAAGTGCAGCAGCAGGCGGGATACAGCGGTCTGGCGACGCTGTATTTCGACGTGCCGTGCAGCTTCTGGCAGGTGAAGGCGGCCGATCCCTACACGGGCCCGTGGAAGGTGAAGACCTCTCAGCCCGCCCTGGTCGTCAACACGACCCACGACCCGTCGACGCCCTACAAGAACGCGGTGCAGAACTCCGATCTTCTCGAGGGATCCGTATTGCTGACCGTCAACGGATACGGGCACACGTCGCTGCTGAACCGGAGCACCTGCGCCGACGACCTGATCGCCGCCTACATCCTGGACGGCACGCTTCCCGAGGCCGGCACGTTCTGCGCGCAGGACAAGCAGCCGTTCCAGCAGTGA
- a CDS encoding type II CAAX endopeptidase family protein produces the protein MTTATEPRTDATREPGIRGLARRRPLTMFFVIAYAVTWLLWSPLILLGVPAFNPDTFAPTIWVLPGIAIGVTGTAFLMVGLIDGKPGIRRLASRLISFRHGIQWYLVAILLLPGTAVIVTLILGATDAGAAFALTSLVIYPASYAAHFIFGPLFEETGWRGFALPRMQNKYGPFRGTFYLSLLWATWHFSLYIPSWFGSGDIGQGMFGLGFFTLTVIGMTFIFTWLSNNTQASLALCILLHGSIDGSVTYFQRLAAGGTIAADTSAMLVGFGATIGYFVIATIVLLATRGRLSYPRYQREAEDLDLHPSRHHGERILAG, from the coding sequence ATGACCACGGCGACCGAACCCCGCACCGACGCCACCCGCGAGCCCGGCATCCGGGGCCTCGCCCGCCGGCGCCCCCTGACGATGTTCTTCGTCATCGCCTACGCGGTGACATGGCTGCTGTGGAGCCCGCTCATCCTCCTCGGTGTGCCGGCGTTCAATCCCGACACATTCGCCCCGACGATCTGGGTGCTCCCGGGGATCGCGATCGGTGTGACCGGAACCGCGTTCCTCATGGTCGGGCTCATCGACGGCAAGCCCGGCATCCGGCGTCTCGCGAGCCGCCTCATCTCGTTCCGGCACGGAATCCAGTGGTACCTGGTGGCGATCCTGCTGCTTCCGGGCACCGCGGTGATCGTGACGCTCATCCTCGGCGCGACCGACGCGGGTGCCGCCTTCGCGCTGACGTCACTCGTGATCTACCCGGCTTCGTACGCCGCGCACTTCATCTTCGGACCGCTCTTCGAGGAGACCGGCTGGCGCGGATTCGCCCTCCCGCGGATGCAGAACAAGTACGGTCCTTTCCGGGGCACGTTCTACCTCTCGCTGCTGTGGGCGACGTGGCACTTCTCGCTGTACATCCCGTCCTGGTTCGGCAGCGGCGACATCGGCCAGGGGATGTTCGGACTGGGCTTCTTCACCCTCACCGTGATCGGGATGACGTTCATCTTCACCTGGCTCTCCAACAACACGCAGGCGAGCCTCGCGCTCTGCATCCTCCTGCACGGCTCGATCGACGGCTCCGTGACGTACTTCCAGCGCCTGGCGGCGGGCGGAACGATCGCGGCGGACACGTCGGCCATGCTCGTCGGATTCGGCGCCACGATCGGATACTTCGTGATCGCGACCATCGTGCTGCTCGCGACCCGCGGCAGGCTCAGCTATCCGCGCTACCAGCGCGAAGCCGAAGACCTCGATCTGCACCCGAGTCGGCACCACGGCGAGCGCATCCTCGCCGGTTGA
- a CDS encoding bifunctional 2-methylcitrate synthase/citrate synthase, with product MTDIEIKKGLAGVTVDYTAVSKVNPETNSLLYRGYPVQELAATQSFEAVAYLLWYGELPDADQLAAFTAEERANRALDDNVREAIDLTPLDAHPMDVLRTAVSLVGASDPAAFDSSRESDLAKSRRLLAKLPAMVAYDQRRRHGLGILDPREDLDYSQNFLWMTFGEEPDPVVAQAFNVSMILYAEHSFNASTFTARVITSTMSDLYSAVVGAIGALKGPLHGGANEAVMHIFDEIGSAQNVGPWLDTALAEKRKIMGFGHRVYKHGDSRVPTMKAALDTLVEHYSAQGDSARDLAALYDALEADFVARKGIYPNLDYPSGPAYNLMGFDTLTFTPLFVAARVTGWTAHIMEQAASNALIRPLSAYNGPDERHIDGYVPDAALDAAATLDRPEEAAG from the coding sequence ATGACAGACATCGAGATCAAGAAGGGCCTCGCCGGGGTCACCGTCGACTACACCGCCGTGTCGAAGGTCAATCCCGAGACGAACAGCCTGCTCTACCGCGGCTACCCGGTCCAGGAGCTCGCCGCGACGCAGTCGTTCGAGGCCGTCGCGTACCTGCTCTGGTACGGCGAGCTGCCGGATGCCGACCAGTTGGCGGCGTTCACCGCCGAGGAGCGGGCGAACCGGGCGCTGGATGACAACGTCCGCGAGGCGATCGACCTCACGCCGCTGGACGCCCACCCGATGGACGTGCTGCGCACGGCCGTCTCCCTCGTCGGGGCTTCCGACCCCGCTGCGTTCGACAGCTCGCGCGAGTCCGATCTGGCGAAGTCGCGGCGTCTGCTCGCCAAGCTCCCCGCGATGGTCGCCTACGACCAGCGCCGACGCCACGGGCTCGGTATCCTGGATCCTCGGGAGGATCTGGACTACTCGCAGAACTTCCTCTGGATGACGTTCGGCGAAGAGCCGGACCCCGTGGTCGCGCAGGCGTTCAACGTGTCGATGATCCTGTACGCGGAGCACTCGTTCAACGCCTCGACGTTCACGGCCCGCGTCATCACGAGCACGATGTCCGACCTGTACTCCGCGGTCGTCGGGGCGATCGGGGCCCTCAAGGGACCGCTGCACGGTGGCGCGAACGAGGCCGTGATGCACATCTTCGACGAGATCGGCTCGGCGCAGAACGTCGGACCGTGGCTGGACACCGCGCTCGCCGAGAAGCGCAAGATCATGGGCTTCGGGCACCGCGTGTACAAGCACGGCGATTCGCGCGTGCCGACGATGAAGGCCGCGCTGGACACCCTGGTCGAGCACTACTCGGCGCAGGGTGACAGCGCCCGCGACCTCGCCGCGCTGTACGACGCGCTCGAGGCCGACTTCGTTGCGCGGAAGGGCATCTACCCCAATCTCGATTACCCGTCGGGGCCGGCGTACAACCTGATGGGCTTCGACACGCTCACCTTCACACCGCTGTTCGTCGCGGCGCGGGTGACCGGGTGGACGGCGCACATCATGGAGCAGGCCGCCTCGAACGCCCTCATCCGGCCGCTGTCGGCGTACAACGGTCCCGACGAGCGTCACATCGACGGCTACGTTCCGGATGCCGCGCTCGATGCCGCAGCAACCTTGGACCGCCCGGAGGAGGCCGCCGGCTGA
- the prpB gene encoding methylisocitrate lyase, with protein MLYAQTPAAEKRRLFRERLASGELLRFPGAFNPLSAKLIERKGFEGVYISGAVLSADLGLPDIGLTTLTEVAGRGQQIARMTELPALIDADTGFGEPMNVARTIQTLEDAGLAGMHIEDQINPKRCGHLDGKAVVDQDTAIKRIRAAVDARRDPNFLIMARTDIRAVDGLEAALDRAKALVDAGADAIFPEAMRSLEEFAAVRAAVDVPILANMTEFGKSDLFSVDQLQSVGVNIVIWPVSLLRIAMGAAGRALDTLIDEGHLTSKLGEMQHRADLYDLIDYEDYNHFDTSVFNFQIAR; from the coding sequence ATGCTGTACGCGCAGACACCGGCGGCCGAGAAACGGCGGCTGTTCCGTGAGCGGCTGGCGTCGGGGGAGCTGCTGCGCTTCCCCGGGGCGTTCAACCCGCTGAGCGCGAAGCTCATCGAGCGCAAGGGATTCGAGGGCGTCTACATCTCCGGTGCCGTGCTGTCCGCCGACCTCGGTCTGCCCGACATCGGCCTGACGACCCTCACCGAGGTCGCCGGTCGCGGGCAGCAGATCGCGCGGATGACCGAGCTGCCGGCCCTCATCGACGCCGACACGGGGTTCGGCGAGCCGATGAATGTGGCGCGGACGATCCAGACGCTCGAGGACGCCGGCCTTGCCGGCATGCACATCGAGGATCAGATCAACCCGAAGCGCTGCGGTCACCTCGACGGAAAGGCCGTCGTCGACCAGGACACCGCGATCAAGCGCATCCGCGCGGCGGTCGACGCGCGTCGCGATCCGAACTTCCTGATCATGGCGCGCACCGACATCCGCGCGGTGGACGGTCTCGAGGCGGCGCTCGACCGCGCGAAGGCGCTCGTGGATGCCGGTGCCGACGCGATCTTCCCCGAAGCGATGCGCTCCCTCGAGGAGTTCGCCGCGGTGCGCGCCGCAGTCGACGTGCCGATCCTCGCGAACATGACCGAGTTCGGAAAGAGCGACCTGTTCTCCGTCGATCAGCTCCAGAGCGTCGGCGTGAACATCGTGATCTGGCCGGTGTCGCTCCTGCGCATCGCGATGGGGGCCGCCGGCCGGGCGCTGGATACGCTGATCGACGAGGGGCACCTGACCTCGAAGCTCGGCGAGATGCAGCATCGCGCCGACCTCTACGACCTGATCGACTACGAGGATTACAACCACTTCGACACTTCGGTGTTCAACTTCCAGATCGCCCGCTGA